The proteins below come from a single Burkholderia contaminans genomic window:
- a CDS encoding alpha/beta hydrolase, with translation MTDVLPLTTDPESGLQYRLRPAAGRPAARLLLLHGVGGNETNLLNLADVIDPRVEIAFLRAPLAFGPDQHAWFPVRFGPNGPEIDAARADASRIRLITLLRALRAGKDAGAALPTVIAGFSQGGIMSASVGLTSPQDVTAFAVLCGRILPEIDPLIAPRDALRPLHALIVHGRFDDKLPVAWADTADAKLTALGVAHETRLYAAGHELTAEMAGDFGRWIGERTGLN, from the coding sequence ATGACCGACGTCCTGCCGCTGACCACCGATCCCGAATCCGGCCTCCAGTACCGGCTGCGCCCGGCCGCCGGCCGCCCCGCTGCCCGCCTGTTGCTGCTGCATGGCGTCGGCGGCAACGAAACCAACCTGCTGAACCTGGCCGACGTCATCGATCCGCGCGTTGAAATCGCATTCCTGCGCGCCCCGCTTGCGTTCGGGCCCGATCAGCACGCGTGGTTTCCGGTGCGCTTCGGCCCGAACGGCCCCGAAATCGATGCGGCGCGCGCCGACGCGAGCCGCATCCGGCTGATCACGCTGCTGCGTGCGTTGCGCGCCGGCAAAGACGCAGGCGCCGCGTTGCCGACCGTGATTGCCGGCTTCAGCCAGGGCGGCATCATGAGCGCGAGCGTCGGGCTCACGTCGCCGCAGGACGTCACCGCATTCGCGGTGCTGTGCGGGCGCATCCTGCCTGAAATCGATCCGCTGATCGCGCCGCGCGATGCCCTTCGCCCGCTCCATGCGCTGATCGTGCACGGCCGCTTCGACGACAAGCTGCCCGTCGCATGGGCCGACACCGCCGATGCAAAACTCACGGCGCTCGGCGTCGCGCACGAGACGCGGCTGTACGCGGCCGGCCACGAGCTGACCGCGGAGATGGCCGGCGATTTCGGCCGCTGGATCGGCGAACGCACCGGATTGAACTGA
- the aspA gene encoding aspartate ammonia-lyase, which yields MTENGFRVEADLLGKRSIPSEAYYGVHTLRAKENFDISGRTIASLPFLVMALAAVKEAAADANCELGLLPRPLRDAIAAACVEIREGRLHDQFVVDIIQGGAGTSTNMNANEVICNRALEIMGHARGEYEYLHPNEHVNLAQSTNDVYPTAIRVATCFAVEHLLEAMARLRDAFAERADAFAGLLKLGRTQLQDAVPMTLGQEFSTYAVMLTEDIARLQEAGWLIREINLGATAIGTGITAHPQYAEKALAALRRITGLDLSTAPNLIEATQDCGAFVQVSGVLKRIAVKLSKICNDLRLLSSGPRAGFGEINLPPVQAGSSIMPGKVNPVIPEVVNQVAFEVFGNDLTVTFAAEAGQLQLNAFEPVIASALFRSFSHLTAACTTLAQRCVSGITANPERLRETMERSVALATALNPYIGYKRATAVAAEAHATGKSIREVVLEREWMTDAQLDEALQPEALIRPRVL from the coding sequence ATGACAGAAAACGGCTTCCGCGTCGAAGCGGATCTTTTAGGTAAGCGAAGCATTCCGAGTGAGGCCTACTACGGCGTCCATACGCTGCGCGCGAAGGAGAATTTCGACATTTCCGGCCGCACGATTGCATCGCTGCCGTTCCTCGTGATGGCGCTCGCCGCGGTGAAGGAGGCCGCGGCCGACGCGAACTGCGAGCTCGGGCTGCTGCCGCGGCCGCTTCGCGATGCGATCGCCGCTGCGTGCGTCGAGATCCGCGAAGGGCGCCTGCACGACCAGTTCGTCGTCGACATCATCCAGGGCGGGGCCGGCACGTCGACCAACATGAACGCGAACGAGGTGATCTGCAACCGCGCACTCGAGATCATGGGGCACGCGCGCGGCGAGTACGAATACCTGCATCCGAACGAGCACGTGAACCTCGCGCAGAGCACCAACGACGTCTATCCGACCGCGATTCGCGTCGCGACCTGCTTCGCGGTCGAACACCTGCTCGAAGCGATGGCGCGCCTGCGCGATGCGTTCGCGGAGCGGGCCGACGCGTTTGCCGGCTTGCTGAAGCTCGGCCGCACGCAACTGCAGGATGCGGTGCCGATGACGCTCGGCCAGGAGTTCTCGACCTACGCGGTGATGCTGACGGAAGACATCGCGCGCCTGCAGGAAGCCGGCTGGCTGATCCGCGAGATCAATCTCGGCGCGACCGCGATCGGCACGGGGATCACCGCGCATCCGCAGTACGCGGAGAAGGCGCTCGCGGCGCTGCGGCGCATTACCGGGCTCGACCTGAGCACCGCGCCGAACCTGATCGAAGCGACGCAGGATTGCGGCGCGTTCGTGCAGGTGTCGGGCGTGCTCAAGCGGATCGCCGTGAAGCTGTCGAAGATCTGCAACGACTTGCGGCTGCTGTCGAGCGGCCCGCGCGCCGGGTTCGGCGAGATCAACCTGCCGCCCGTGCAGGCCGGCTCGTCGATCATGCCCGGCAAGGTGAATCCAGTGATCCCTGAGGTCGTGAACCAGGTTGCGTTCGAGGTGTTCGGCAACGACCTGACCGTGACCTTCGCGGCCGAGGCCGGGCAGCTTCAGTTGAACGCATTCGAGCCGGTGATCGCCAGCGCGCTGTTTCGCAGCTTCAGTCATCTGACGGCCGCCTGCACGACGCTCGCGCAGCGTTGCGTGAGCGGGATCACCGCGAATCCCGAGCGGCTGCGCGAAACGATGGAGCGCTCGGTCGCGCTCGCGACCGCACTGAACCCGTACATCGGCTACAAGCGCGCGACCGCCGTGGCGGCCGAGGCGCACGCGACCGGCAAGTCGATCCGCGAGGTCGTACTGGAGCGCGAGTGGATGACCGATGCGCAGCTCGACGAAGCGCTGCAGCCCGAAGCGTTGATCCGGCCGCGCGTGCTTTGA
- a CDS encoding TonB-dependent receptor: MPAQFKTRPRALVSALTCSVFLTPLLASAETAPAPAPAADQPAPSADVQATLPTITVQSTAPSDMQVKRSPSYKFTAPLLDTPRSVTVIPEQLIKEKNVTSFADALRSVPGITFLGGDAAANPSADRPVIRGFESRNSIFVDGMRDSGLQNRETFAVEQISVIKGPDSVYAGRGSVGGSIDIVTKTPKNDNFINSSIGFGTDGYKRATVDANHKINDTTAVRLNAMGHDANQAGRNDVYNKRWGVAPSIVFGLNTPTTVTVSYYHMNSYDMPDFSVPFRASGGTPVPTDRGQFFGLNTRDYRYGQTDTAQVRVEHKLNDDWKLKNTTMFGRSTLDYVATNPQILASNPTMLSLQAKSGKYALNGFSNQTEVTGSANLFGMKHTMTAGVEFSHEQARYEGYLVSDSAGNNIRSGGPCSVAGNCTPLAGGWNPNMPWTGSIVLNGDKGFPGATTNTRTDTVSAYIFDTVKLSERWQFNTGLRFDRYDTTGKQAGVADLSNTSNLFSYQFGLVFKPVSNVSLYASYGTSSNPPGSNGGLGGGTDQITATNQDLAPERSRNIEIGAKWDVLQDQLSLTSALFQTEKTNARVSDGLGHTVNAGKQRVRGVEFGFTGNLSPKWHVFGGYSYLNAITTDAGPGSPGASGLPMVMVPKHNFTLWTSYDVMPKLTLGAGATVMSQTYASVSATTKKWTPGYARFDAAATWRVNKTMDVQLNVQNLFDKKYYASAYPIYATWAPGRSAMVTLNFYQ; the protein is encoded by the coding sequence ATGCCCGCCCAGTTCAAGACGAGGCCTCGCGCCCTCGTATCGGCGCTGACCTGCTCCGTTTTCCTGACCCCGTTGCTCGCTTCCGCCGAAACCGCCCCTGCTCCCGCGCCCGCCGCCGATCAGCCGGCCCCGTCCGCCGACGTGCAGGCGACACTGCCGACGATCACGGTTCAATCGACCGCGCCATCGGACATGCAGGTGAAGCGTTCGCCGTCGTACAAGTTCACCGCGCCGCTGCTCGACACGCCGCGTTCGGTCACGGTGATCCCCGAGCAACTGATCAAGGAGAAGAACGTCACGTCGTTCGCGGACGCGCTGCGCTCGGTGCCCGGCATCACGTTCCTCGGCGGCGATGCGGCCGCGAACCCGTCGGCCGACCGCCCGGTGATCCGCGGCTTCGAATCGCGCAACTCGATCTTCGTCGACGGGATGCGCGACTCGGGGCTGCAGAACCGCGAAACGTTCGCGGTCGAGCAGATCAGCGTGATCAAGGGCCCCGATTCGGTCTACGCAGGCCGCGGCTCGGTGGGCGGCAGCATCGACATCGTCACGAAGACGCCGAAGAACGACAACTTCATCAACAGCAGCATCGGCTTCGGCACCGACGGCTACAAGCGCGCGACGGTCGACGCGAACCACAAGATCAACGACACGACGGCCGTGCGCCTGAACGCGATGGGTCACGACGCGAACCAGGCCGGCCGCAACGACGTGTACAACAAGCGCTGGGGCGTCGCGCCGTCGATCGTGTTCGGGCTGAACACGCCGACCACGGTCACGGTCAGCTACTACCACATGAACTCGTACGACATGCCGGACTTCAGCGTGCCGTTCCGCGCGTCGGGCGGTACGCCGGTGCCGACCGATCGCGGCCAGTTCTTCGGGCTGAACACGCGCGACTACCGTTACGGGCAGACCGACACCGCCCAGGTGCGCGTCGAGCACAAGCTCAACGACGACTGGAAGCTGAAGAACACGACGATGTTCGGCCGCTCGACGCTCGATTACGTCGCGACGAACCCGCAGATCCTCGCGTCGAACCCGACCATGCTGAGCCTGCAGGCGAAGAGCGGCAAGTACGCGCTCAACGGCTTCTCGAACCAGACCGAAGTGACCGGCAGCGCGAACCTGTTCGGCATGAAGCACACGATGACGGCCGGCGTCGAGTTCAGCCATGAACAGGCCCGCTACGAGGGCTACCTCGTGTCGGATTCCGCCGGCAACAACATCCGCTCGGGCGGCCCGTGCTCGGTGGCCGGCAACTGCACGCCGCTCGCGGGCGGCTGGAACCCGAACATGCCGTGGACCGGCAGCATCGTGCTGAACGGCGACAAGGGCTTCCCCGGCGCGACGACGAACACGCGCACCGACACGGTTTCCGCGTACATCTTCGATACCGTGAAGCTGTCCGAGCGCTGGCAGTTCAACACGGGGCTGCGTTTCGACCGCTACGACACGACCGGCAAGCAGGCCGGGGTGGCCGACCTGTCGAACACGTCGAACCTGTTCAGCTACCAGTTCGGCCTCGTGTTCAAGCCGGTGAGCAACGTGAGCCTGTATGCGTCGTACGGCACGTCGTCGAACCCGCCGGGTTCGAACGGCGGCCTCGGCGGCGGCACCGACCAGATCACCGCGACGAACCAGGATCTCGCGCCGGAGCGTTCGCGCAACATCGAGATCGGCGCGAAGTGGGACGTGCTGCAGGATCAGCTGTCGCTGACGTCGGCGCTGTTCCAGACCGAGAAGACCAACGCGCGCGTGAGCGACGGCCTCGGTCACACGGTCAACGCGGGCAAGCAGCGCGTGCGCGGCGTCGAATTCGGCTTCACGGGCAACCTGAGCCCGAAGTGGCACGTGTTCGGCGGCTACTCGTACCTGAACGCGATCACGACCGATGCAGGCCCCGGCAGCCCGGGCGCATCGGGCCTGCCGATGGTGATGGTGCCCAAGCACAACTTCACGCTGTGGACGAGCTACGACGTGATGCCGAAGCTCACGCTCGGCGCGGGTGCGACGGTGATGAGCCAGACCTACGCGTCGGTATCCGCGACGACGAAGAAATGGACGCCCGGCTACGCGCGCTTCGACGCGGCCGCGACGTGGCGCGTGAACAAGACGATGGACGTTCAACTGAACGTGCAGAACCTGTTCGACAAGAAGTATTACGCGAGCGCGTATCCGATCTACGCGACGTGGGCGCCGGGCCGCTCTGCGATGGTCACGCTCAACTTCTATCAGTAA
- a CDS encoding asparaginase — translation MDTQRAAVVTYRGDAIENTHVAHVAVVDARGRLLARFGDPFRMTLARSAAKPAQALSVIETGAPERFGFDDADIALMCASHSSEDRHIERTRAMLAKVAAHESDLRCGGHPPLSDAVYRAWIKRDYTPTGVCSNCSGKHVGMLAGAQAIGAAIADYHLPDHPMQVRVKHVVADACGLRDDEVGWAIDGCNLPTPAFSLDRLARLYASLADGADTVEAGGGDITDRVRALARIHHAMTAYPELVAGEGRYCTVLMNAFDGQVVGKLGADACYGIGVRASARTRALGADGALGISVKIEDGNLDVLYMVVSELLERLQIGTAEQRAPLAGFHRPRMLNTQGVEIGHVTFPFELQAA, via the coding sequence ATGGACACCCAACGCGCAGCAGTCGTCACGTACCGAGGCGATGCGATCGAGAACACGCACGTCGCCCATGTGGCGGTGGTCGATGCACGCGGCAGGCTGCTGGCCCGGTTCGGCGATCCGTTCCGGATGACGCTTGCGCGCTCGGCGGCCAAGCCGGCGCAGGCGCTGTCGGTGATCGAGACCGGCGCGCCCGAACGCTTCGGCTTCGACGATGCGGATATCGCGCTGATGTGCGCGTCGCACAGCAGCGAGGACCGGCACATCGAACGCACGCGCGCGATGCTCGCCAAGGTCGCCGCGCACGAATCGGACTTGCGTTGCGGCGGCCATCCGCCGTTGTCGGACGCGGTGTATCGCGCGTGGATCAAGCGCGACTACACGCCGACCGGCGTGTGCAGCAACTGTTCGGGCAAGCACGTCGGGATGCTGGCCGGCGCGCAGGCGATCGGCGCCGCGATCGCCGATTACCATCTGCCCGACCATCCGATGCAGGTACGCGTGAAGCACGTGGTGGCCGATGCGTGCGGGCTGCGCGACGACGAGGTGGGCTGGGCGATCGACGGATGCAACCTGCCGACGCCGGCGTTTTCGCTGGACCGGCTCGCGCGTCTGTACGCATCGCTGGCCGACGGGGCGGATACGGTGGAAGCGGGCGGTGGCGACATCACCGATCGCGTGCGTGCGCTGGCGCGCATTCATCATGCAATGACCGCGTATCCGGAGTTGGTCGCTGGCGAAGGCCGCTATTGCACGGTGCTGATGAACGCGTTCGACGGGCAGGTGGTCGGCAAGCTCGGCGCCGATGCGTGCTACGGGATCGGCGTGCGTGCGTCGGCGCGCACGCGGGCGCTGGGCGCCGATGGCGCGCTCGGCATCTCGGTGAAGATCGAGGACGGCAATCTCGACGTGCTCTACATGGTCGTCAGCGAACTGCTCGAGCGGCTGCAGATCGGCACGGCCGAGCAGCGCGCGCCGCTGGCCGGCTTCCATCGGCCGAGAATGCTCAACACGCAGGGTGTCGAGATCGGGCACGTCACGTTCCCGTTCGAATTGCAGGCGGCGTGA
- a CDS encoding amino acid permease — protein MTHSSERPADPAGGADSRHADPDAMFASHEAGYAKQLKPRHVQMIAMGGAIGTGLFLGAGGRLQHAGPALALVYLVCGVFAFLIMRALGELVMHRPTSGSFVSYAREFMGERASFVAGWMYYLNWATTGIVDITAVAIYMKYWAVFTDVPQWVFALGALGIVSVMNMIGVKVFGEMEFWFSLVKVGTLAVFLAVGAVFLASGHPVAGQMPGLHLVADHGGIFPHGILPAVLIVQGVVFAYASIELVGVAAGETADARKVLPKAINSVMWRIALFYVGSVVLLTMLLPWTAYSAHESPFVTFFSKLGVPYVGTVMNVVVLTAALSSLNSGLYSTGRVLRSLAMGGSAPRFVSRMNARGVPYGGIVITVAINAIGVPLNYIVPAQAFEIVLNMASLGIITTWGFIVMCQILFRRAVNRGELRAVSFRMPGAPFTSWLTLAFLVGVLVLMAFDYPGGTWTIATIPVVVLALVVGWKLAKRGAARERAADALASAATRAVADPARGA, from the coding sequence ATGACTCACAGCAGTGAGCGCCCGGCCGATCCGGCCGGCGGCGCGGATTCCCGACATGCCGACCCCGATGCGATGTTCGCGTCGCACGAAGCCGGCTATGCGAAGCAGTTGAAGCCCCGGCACGTGCAGATGATCGCGATGGGCGGTGCGATCGGCACCGGCCTCTTTCTCGGCGCGGGCGGGCGCCTGCAGCACGCGGGGCCCGCGCTCGCGCTCGTGTACCTCGTGTGCGGCGTGTTCGCGTTCCTGATCATGCGCGCGCTCGGCGAGCTCGTGATGCACCGGCCGACCAGCGGCAGCTTCGTGTCGTATGCACGGGAGTTCATGGGCGAACGCGCATCGTTCGTCGCGGGCTGGATGTACTACCTGAACTGGGCGACGACCGGCATCGTCGACATCACCGCGGTCGCGATCTACATGAAGTACTGGGCCGTGTTCACGGACGTGCCGCAGTGGGTGTTCGCACTCGGCGCGCTCGGGATCGTGTCGGTGATGAACATGATCGGCGTGAAGGTGTTCGGCGAGATGGAGTTCTGGTTCTCGCTCGTCAAGGTGGGGACGCTCGCTGTGTTCCTCGCCGTCGGCGCCGTGTTTCTCGCGAGCGGCCACCCGGTCGCCGGCCAGATGCCGGGGCTGCACCTCGTCGCGGATCACGGCGGGATCTTCCCGCACGGCATCCTGCCGGCCGTGCTGATCGTGCAGGGCGTCGTGTTCGCATATGCGAGCATCGAGCTCGTCGGCGTCGCGGCGGGCGAGACCGCCGATGCGCGCAAGGTCTTGCCGAAAGCCATCAACAGCGTGATGTGGCGGATCGCGCTGTTCTACGTCGGCTCGGTCGTGCTGCTGACGATGCTGCTGCCGTGGACCGCGTACAGCGCGCACGAAAGCCCGTTCGTCACGTTCTTCAGCAAGCTCGGCGTGCCGTACGTCGGCACCGTGATGAACGTCGTGGTGCTGACCGCCGCGCTGTCGAGCCTGAACTCCGGCCTCTATTCGACCGGGCGCGTGCTGCGCTCGCTCGCGATGGGCGGATCGGCGCCGCGCTTCGTGTCGCGGATGAACGCACGCGGCGTGCCGTACGGCGGGATCGTGATCACGGTCGCGATCAATGCGATCGGCGTGCCGCTGAACTACATCGTGCCGGCGCAGGCGTTCGAGATCGTGCTGAACATGGCGTCGCTCGGGATCATCACGACGTGGGGCTTCATCGTGATGTGCCAGATTCTGTTCCGCCGCGCGGTCAACCGCGGCGAACTGAGGGCCGTGTCGTTCCGGATGCCCGGCGCGCCGTTCACGTCGTGGCTCACGCTGGCCTTCCTCGTCGGCGTGCTGGTGCTGATGGCATTCGATTACCCGGGCGGCACGTGGACCATCGCGACGATCCCGGTCGTCGTGCTCGCGCTGGTGGTCGGCTGGAAGCTGGCGAAGCGCGGCGCCGCACGGGAGCGGGCGGCGGATGCGCTTGCGTCCGCGGCGACGCGCGCCGTCGCCGATCCGGCGCGGGGCGCCTGA
- a CDS encoding PIN domain-containing protein — protein sequence MARVEALQFEVVSLDAENARHAGAVRAHPTAVGTPIGPYDALIAGQARARPLVLVTYNAREFARVPALQIEDWLVETRED from the coding sequence GTGGCACGTGTCGAGGCACTTCAGTTCGAGGTGGTGTCGCTCGATGCGGAAAATGCCCGGCACGCCGGCGCGGTTCGTGCGCACCCGACTGCGGTCGGCACTCCGATCGGTCCGTACGATGCGTTGATCGCGGGGCAGGCGCGCGCACGGCCTCTGGTGCTTGTCACGTATAACGCGCGCGAGTTTGCGCGAGTCCCGGCGCTACAGATCGAGGATTGGCTCGTCGAGACGCGTGAAGACTGA
- a CDS encoding cation acetate symporter, with protein sequence MKKTLSMTLVALLAALACGAAVAGGGDVGQTAKQATNTTAIVLFALFVAGTLWITKWAASRTRSAADFYTAGGGITGFQNGLAISGDYMSAASFLGISAAVMTSGYDGLIYSIGFLVGWPVITFLMAERLRNLGKFTFADVAGYRFEQGPIRSFAAVGTLVVVAFYLIAQMVGAGQLIKLLFGLDYWMAVVIVGALMMVYVLFGGMTATTWVQIIKACMLLAGVTFMAIMVLAQYGFSPEALFAHAVEVKTAIAANAGKSPDDATRIGLSVMSPGGFIKDPISAISFGMALMFGTAGLPHILMRFFTVPDAKEARKSVFWATTWIGYFYVLIFIIGFGAITLVLTNPELADVAKGVIKGGAGTANMAAVLVAKTVGGDVFYGFISAVAFATILAVVAGLTLSGASAVSHDLYATVFKNGKANSADELKVSRITTLVLGVIAVLLGIAFEKQNVAFMVSLAFAVAASANFPVLFLSMMWKGCTTRGAVIGGFLGLVSSVGLTIVSPSVWEATLGHPKGSAWFPYTSPALFSMTIGFVGVWLFSVLDTSLRAKAEKGAFAAQQVRSETGLGATRASSH encoded by the coding sequence ATGAAGAAGACACTTTCGATGACGCTGGTCGCGTTGCTGGCCGCGCTCGCGTGCGGCGCGGCCGTCGCGGGCGGCGGCGATGTCGGGCAGACCGCCAAGCAGGCAACCAACACCACGGCCATCGTCCTGTTCGCACTGTTCGTGGCCGGGACGTTGTGGATCACCAAGTGGGCGGCTTCGCGCACGCGTTCCGCTGCGGATTTCTACACCGCCGGCGGTGGCATTACCGGGTTCCAGAACGGCCTGGCGATTTCGGGCGACTACATGTCGGCCGCATCCTTCCTCGGCATTTCCGCGGCGGTGATGACGTCGGGTTACGACGGCCTGATCTACTCGATCGGCTTCCTGGTCGGCTGGCCGGTCATCACGTTCCTGATGGCCGAGCGGCTGCGCAACCTCGGCAAGTTCACGTTCGCCGACGTCGCGGGCTACCGCTTCGAGCAGGGGCCGATCCGCAGTTTCGCCGCGGTCGGCACGCTGGTGGTGGTGGCGTTCTACCTGATCGCGCAGATGGTGGGCGCGGGGCAGCTCATCAAGCTGCTGTTCGGTCTCGACTACTGGATGGCCGTCGTGATCGTCGGCGCGCTGATGATGGTCTACGTGCTGTTCGGCGGCATGACCGCCACCACCTGGGTGCAGATCATCAAGGCGTGCATGCTGCTCGCGGGCGTGACCTTCATGGCGATCATGGTGCTCGCGCAGTACGGCTTCAGCCCGGAGGCGCTGTTCGCCCATGCCGTGGAAGTCAAGACCGCGATCGCCGCGAATGCCGGCAAGTCGCCGGACGACGCGACCCGGATCGGGCTGTCGGTGATGTCGCCGGGCGGGTTCATCAAGGATCCGATCTCGGCCATCTCGTTCGGCATGGCGCTGATGTTCGGCACCGCCGGCCTGCCGCACATCCTGATGCGCTTCTTCACGGTGCCGGATGCGAAGGAAGCGCGCAAATCGGTGTTCTGGGCCACCACGTGGATCGGTTACTTCTACGTGCTGATCTTCATCATCGGTTTCGGCGCGATCACGCTGGTGCTGACCAATCCGGAGCTGGCCGACGTGGCCAAGGGCGTGATCAAGGGCGGCGCGGGCACGGCCAACATGGCTGCGGTGCTGGTGGCCAAGACGGTGGGCGGCGACGTGTTCTACGGCTTCATCTCGGCCGTGGCGTTCGCGACGATCCTGGCGGTGGTGGCCGGGCTCACGCTGTCGGGTGCATCCGCCGTGTCGCACGATCTCTACGCGACCGTTTTCAAGAACGGCAAGGCCAACAGTGCCGACGAACTGAAGGTGTCGCGCATCACGACGCTGGTGCTCGGCGTGATCGCCGTGCTGCTGGGCATCGCGTTCGAGAAGCAGAACGTCGCGTTCATGGTGTCGCTGGCGTTCGCCGTGGCGGCATCGGCCAATTTCCCGGTGCTGTTCCTGTCGATGATGTGGAAGGGATGCACCACGCGTGGCGCAGTCATCGGCGGCTTCCTCGGGCTGGTTTCGTCGGTGGGGCTGACGATCGTGTCGCCGTCGGTGTGGGAGGCGACGCTCGGTCATCCGAAGGGTTCGGCTTGGTTCCCGTACACGTCGCCCGCATTGTTCTCGATGACCATCGGCTTCGTGGGCGTGTGGCTGTTCTCGGTACTCGACACGAGCCTGCGCGCGAAGGCGGAGAAGGGCGCGTTCGCCGCACAGCAGGTGCGTTCGGAAACGGGGCTGGGGGCGACGCGCGCCAGCAGCCACTGA
- a CDS encoding antitoxin, with protein MDTARIFEHGGSQAVLLPKEFRFETTEVRIRRHGSSVILEPVPQGWAWLTPLIGPVDADFEAATTTGPAAQQRSGLDVFE; from the coding sequence ATGGATACTGCCAGGATTTTCGAGCATGGCGGATCGCAGGCTGTCCTTCTGCCGAAGGAATTCCGCTTCGAAACGACCGAGGTACGGATTCGTCGCCACGGGTCATCCGTCATCCTCGAACCGGTGCCGCAAGGCTGGGCCTGGCTCACGCCACTGATCGGCCCGGTCGACGCCGATTTCGAGGCTGCGACTACGACCGGGCCTGCCGCTCAGCAGCGCTCAGGTCTGGACGTATTTGAATGA
- a CDS encoding LysR family transcriptional regulator, with product MKRGAKETGIDHMGAMRAFVRVVETGSFSAVAKEMHVSTSTVARKVTAIEEALGVALLHRSTHSVTLTEAGHIYLERAVTLIADLDDTLRVVAELNAQPSGPLKLTAPVAFGRRHLAPLVAPFLARYPTIQLDVRLTDNHNDLVAGGFDLDIHEGENYLDNLVVHRLSRNDSILCATPGYLDRCGRPSTPDDLKQHNCLRYVHPEGDPRWDLVKGDARHSVLPAGNLVTDHSELLLEATCAGLGIAEFEIWLVRDLLASGRLEAVLPRYRLQNRLTGEYIYIAYLANRRSSAKLRVLKDFLLEHLAHIGELSALELTKIRGASV from the coding sequence ATGAAAAGAGGCGCGAAGGAAACCGGCATCGATCACATGGGCGCGATGCGCGCGTTCGTCAGGGTGGTCGAAACGGGGAGTTTTTCGGCGGTCGCGAAGGAGATGCACGTGTCGACGTCCACCGTCGCGCGCAAGGTCACGGCGATCGAGGAGGCCCTCGGTGTCGCACTGCTGCACCGCTCCACGCACAGCGTGACGCTCACCGAAGCCGGCCATATCTACCTGGAACGCGCCGTCACGCTGATCGCCGATCTCGACGACACGTTGCGCGTGGTCGCCGAGCTGAACGCGCAGCCGAGCGGGCCGCTGAAGCTCACCGCGCCGGTGGCGTTCGGCCGCCGCCATCTCGCACCGCTGGTCGCACCGTTCCTCGCGCGCTACCCGACGATCCAGCTCGACGTGCGGCTCACCGACAATCACAACGACCTTGTGGCCGGCGGCTTCGATCTCGACATTCACGAGGGCGAGAACTACCTGGACAACCTCGTCGTCCACCGCCTGTCGCGCAACGACAGCATCCTCTGCGCGACGCCCGGCTACCTCGACCGTTGCGGGCGCCCGTCCACGCCGGACGATCTCAAGCAACACAACTGCCTGCGCTACGTGCACCCGGAAGGCGATCCGCGCTGGGATCTCGTGAAAGGCGACGCGCGTCACAGCGTGCTGCCGGCCGGCAACCTCGTCACCGACCATTCGGAGCTGCTGCTCGAAGCGACCTGCGCGGGGCTCGGCATCGCGGAGTTCGAGATCTGGCTGGTGCGCGACCTGCTCGCGAGCGGCCGGCTCGAAGCGGTGCTGCCGCGCTACCGGCTGCAGAACCGGCTGACGGGCGAATACATCTACATCGCCTATCTGGCGAACCGGCGCAGCTCGGCAAAGCTGCGCGTGCTGAAGGACTTTCTCCTCGAGCACCTCGCGCATATCGGCGAGCTGTCGGCGCTGGAGCTGACGAAGATTCGCGGCGCGAGCGTGTAG
- a CDS encoding DUF485 domain-containing protein has translation MHDGLVKKIEAHPKYALLKRRRNALGICLTVLMLIVYYGYIALIAFDKSFLAKPVSTGVTSVGVPVGMAVIVFTVVITGIYVRRANNEYDQLTQDILQDVAQ, from the coding sequence ATGCATGATGGGTTGGTGAAAAAAATCGAAGCGCATCCGAAGTATGCGCTGCTCAAGCGACGGCGCAATGCGCTCGGCATCTGCCTGACCGTGCTGATGCTGATCGTGTACTACGGCTACATCGCACTGATCGCATTCGACAAGTCGTTCCTCGCGAAGCCCGTGAGCACCGGCGTGACGAGTGTCGGCGTACCGGTGGGCATGGCGGTGATCGTGTTCACCGTCGTCATCACCGGCATCTACGTGCGCCGCGCGAACAACGAATACGATCAACTGACGCAGGACATCCTGCAGGACGTCGCCCAATGA